One genomic segment of Amycolatopsis granulosa includes these proteins:
- the zapE gene encoding cell division protein ZapE, whose translation MPAHLTDRRPELGADELIAALVPPPRFDAVRFATYVPNPDEPSQAQAVRDCSTFAARIGAAAPKKSKLRALFGGGSAPDPASLGLYLDGGFGVGKTHLLASTWHDAPSPKAYGTFVELTHLVGALGFGEAVRRLSEHRLLAIDEFELDDPGDTMLVTRLLRELTDAGVHVAATSNTLPDKLGEGRFAAEDFLREIQSLSSRFSVVRVDGPDYRHRGLPEAPPPVDEQTLLTSAETREGATLDDFDALCAHLATLHPSRYGRLVDGVSVVHVRGVRPAPDQNVALRLVAFADRLYDRAIPVVVSGESLAALFTEEMLQGGYRKKYLRAVSRLTALARDAASVS comes from the coding sequence ATGCCCGCGCACCTCACCGACCGGCGTCCCGAGCTGGGGGCGGACGAGCTGATCGCCGCCCTGGTGCCGCCGCCGCGCTTCGACGCCGTGCGGTTCGCCACCTACGTGCCGAACCCGGACGAGCCGAGTCAGGCGCAGGCCGTGCGGGACTGCTCGACGTTCGCGGCGCGCATCGGCGCGGCAGCCCCGAAGAAGTCGAAGCTGCGGGCGCTGTTCGGCGGGGGATCGGCGCCCGATCCGGCGAGCCTCGGCCTCTACCTCGACGGCGGGTTCGGTGTGGGCAAGACCCACCTGCTCGCCTCCACCTGGCACGACGCGCCCTCACCCAAGGCCTACGGCACGTTCGTCGAGCTGACCCACCTGGTCGGCGCGCTCGGTTTCGGCGAGGCGGTGCGGCGGTTGTCGGAGCACCGGCTGCTCGCGATCGATGAGTTCGAGCTGGACGACCCGGGTGACACGATGCTGGTCACCCGGCTGCTGCGGGAGCTGACCGACGCGGGGGTACACGTGGCGGCGACCTCGAACACCTTGCCGGACAAGCTGGGCGAGGGCCGGTTCGCGGCCGAGGACTTCCTGCGCGAGATCCAGTCGCTGTCGTCGCGGTTCTCCGTGGTGCGGGTGGACGGGCCGGACTACCGGCACCGCGGGCTGCCCGAGGCGCCGCCGCCGGTCGACGAGCAGACCCTGCTGACGTCCGCGGAGACCCGTGAGGGTGCGACGCTGGACGACTTCGACGCGCTGTGCGCCCACCTGGCGACGCTGCACCCGTCCCGCTACGGCCGTCTCGTCGACGGCGTGTCCGTCGTGCACGTCCGCGGGGTGCGGCCGGCGCCGGACCAGAACGTCGCGCTGCGGCTGGTCGCCTTCGCCGACCGGCTCTACGACCGGGCCATCCCGGTGGTCGTCTCCGGCGAGTCGCTCGCGGCGCTGTTCACCGAGGAGATGCTGCAGGGGGGCTACCGGAAGAAGTACCTGCGGGCGGTGAGCCGTCTGACGGCACTCGCGCGAGACGCCGCGTCGGTGAGCTGA
- a CDS encoding ArsR/SmtB family transcription factor, with translation MEDERTDEALRALAEPRRRAILRLVAHDELAAGEIAESFDVSRTAVSQHLTVLKNAGLLDERRDGTRRLYRARPDGLAGLRRFLDDMWASSLDTARRLVEAERGIGDNDTARGSA, from the coding sequence ATGGAGGACGAGCGGACGGACGAGGCGCTGCGGGCACTCGCGGAGCCGAGACGGCGGGCGATCCTCCGGCTGGTCGCGCACGACGAGCTGGCCGCCGGTGAGATCGCGGAGTCGTTCGACGTGAGCCGCACGGCGGTCAGCCAGCACCTCACCGTCCTGAAGAACGCGGGCCTGCTCGACGAGCGCCGCGACGGCACGCGCCGGCTCTACCGGGCGCGGCCGGACGGGCTCGCCGGCCTGCGGCGCTTCCTCGACGACATGTGGGCCTCATCCCTCGACACGGCCCGGCGGCTGGTCGAAGCTGAGCGGGGGATCGGCGACAACGACACGGCGAGAGGATCGGCATGA
- a CDS encoding pyrimidine reductase family protein, with translation MEIVRSVWPDLLDDLSDDDLERIYGYPQALDGPWVQANFTSSADGASTLEGRSEGLSGPADKRIFFLGRLLADVVLAGAGTVRAENYRGVRTSPQRRARRARLGLAEVPPIAVVTGSARLDPAAPLFTDTTVPPIVITTEHAPAERRAALADAGAEILLAGVETIDLRSALAQLAGRGLKRINCEGGPHLFGELVAEDLVDQLCLTVAPLLAGGGADRIAIGRMASGARAMDLASVLVEDGFAMLRYRRRG, from the coding sequence ATGGAGATCGTGCGCAGCGTGTGGCCCGACCTCCTCGACGACCTCTCCGACGACGACCTGGAACGGATCTACGGATACCCGCAGGCCCTCGACGGGCCCTGGGTGCAGGCCAACTTCACCTCCTCCGCCGACGGCGCCTCGACGCTGGAGGGCCGGTCCGAGGGCCTGTCCGGCCCGGCGGACAAGCGGATCTTCTTCCTCGGCCGTCTGCTGGCCGACGTCGTGCTGGCCGGCGCCGGCACCGTCCGCGCGGAGAACTACCGCGGTGTCCGCACCAGCCCGCAACGCCGGGCGCGCCGGGCACGGCTCGGCCTCGCCGAGGTGCCGCCGATCGCGGTGGTCACCGGCAGCGCCCGCCTCGATCCGGCGGCGCCGCTGTTCACCGACACGACCGTGCCGCCGATCGTGATCACCACCGAGCACGCCCCGGCCGAGCGGCGGGCGGCGCTGGCGGACGCGGGCGCCGAGATCCTCCTCGCCGGGGTGGAGACCATCGACCTGCGCAGCGCGCTCGCGCAGCTGGCGGGCCGCGGCCTGAAACGGATCAACTGCGAGGGCGGGCCGCACCTGTTCGGCGAGCTGGTCGCCGAGGACCTGGTCGACCAGCTGTGCCTGACGGTGGCGCCGTTGCTGGCCGGCGGGGGCGCGGACCGCATCGCGATCGGGCGGATGGCGAGCGGGGCCCGCGCGATGGATCTGGCATCGGTGCTGGTCGAGGACGGTTTCGCGATGCTGCGGTACCGCCGCCGCGGTTAG
- a CDS encoding SRPBCC domain-containing protein, with translation MTGILSRPPVRQATLVRSDAAHTFDTFVRTIGVWWPVEPFSRGRERVRDVTFERRPGGRVYETWDDGTEHDWGEVLAWEPPERFTMTWLVTPAPTEVELTFRALGPALTRVAVEHRGWEALDDDQLRAACALDGGYAGGAFTEGWARILGRFAAEAAGAA, from the coding sequence ATGACCGGGATCCTGAGCCGCCCGCCGGTGCGGCAGGCGACCCTCGTGCGCAGCGACGCCGCGCACACCTTCGACACGTTCGTCCGGACGATCGGCGTGTGGTGGCCGGTCGAGCCGTTCTCCCGCGGCCGCGAGCGGGTGCGGGACGTGACCTTCGAACGCCGGCCCGGCGGCCGGGTCTACGAGACCTGGGACGACGGCACCGAGCACGACTGGGGCGAGGTGCTGGCGTGGGAGCCACCCGAGCGGTTCACCATGACCTGGCTGGTCACCCCGGCGCCGACCGAGGTGGAGCTGACCTTCCGCGCGCTCGGGCCGGCGCTGACCCGGGTCGCGGTCGAGCACCGCGGCTGGGAGGCCCTGGACGACGACCAGCTCCGCGCGGCCTGCGCCCTCGACGGTGGTTACGCCGGCGGCGCGTTCACCGAGGGCTGGGCCCGCATCCTCGGCCGGTTCGCGGCGGAAGCGGCGGGTGCGGCATGA
- a CDS encoding phosphatase PAP2 family protein, whose translation MRWGVAAVCAVVTVAVGIPVAGDTTAGGIDTRITAWLYGGVIGQPALLHLFVLPTEPVVLLPLLGIVVLACALGHRWDGVALAVTGVAVPIALNTWVLKPLFDRTKAGDLAYPSGHTVSLAATLTVLVLLARRGAATAITASISGVVLVVAGVGLVGLGYHYPTDVLGGACFAVAAVLALSSPTRRLARVPSDGSPPAGTSSGSPPAASPR comes from the coding sequence GTGAGGTGGGGCGTGGCCGCGGTGTGCGCCGTGGTCACGGTCGCCGTCGGGATCCCGGTCGCCGGGGACACCACCGCCGGTGGCATCGACACGCGGATCACGGCGTGGCTCTACGGCGGCGTGATCGGTCAGCCCGCGCTGCTGCACCTGTTCGTGCTGCCCACCGAACCGGTGGTGCTGCTGCCGCTGCTCGGGATCGTCGTGCTCGCCTGCGCGCTCGGCCACCGCTGGGACGGCGTGGCCCTGGCGGTCACCGGTGTCGCGGTGCCGATCGCGCTCAACACATGGGTGCTCAAGCCGCTGTTCGACCGGACGAAGGCCGGCGACCTCGCCTATCCCAGCGGGCACACCGTCAGCCTGGCCGCCACCCTCACCGTGCTCGTGCTGCTCGCCCGCCGCGGGGCGGCCACCGCGATCACCGCCTCGATCAGCGGCGTCGTGCTGGTCGTCGCCGGTGTCGGGCTCGTCGGGCTCGGCTACCACTACCCCACCGACGTGCTGGGCGGCGCGTGCTTCGCCGTCGCCGCGGTGCTCGCGCTCAGCTCACCGACGCGGCGTCTCGCGCGAGTGCCGTCAGACGGCTCACCGCCCGCAGGTACTTCTTCCGGTAGCCCCCCTGCAGCATCTCCTCGGTGA
- a CDS encoding ATP-dependent DNA ligase, producing MLPLTPPIQPMLAKPAKAIPDSDELLFEPKWDGFRCLVFRDGDELTLQSRAGKPLNRYFPEVLSRLPPLLPDRVVLDGELVVGRAGHLDFDALTQRIHPAESRIRLLAGQTPATFVAFDLLALGDELFLGEPTGARRARLAELAGGGLNITPATTDPATARHWFELFEGAGLDGVIGKPLDAGYEPGKRIMIKYKHSRTADCVVAGLRWHKDSTPGEAVGSLLLGLHDEHGVLHHVGVVGSFPVTRRRELAGELADLITDGPPHPWLDGTVEGQRLPGGITRWRATEQPWVPLRPERVVEVAYEHTEGGYPSRFRHTAQFVRWRPDRDPASCDYAQLDEPARYDLDAVFHGEVKRTR from the coding sequence ATGCTGCCGCTGACCCCGCCGATCCAGCCGATGCTGGCGAAACCGGCGAAGGCGATCCCGGACTCCGACGAGCTGCTGTTCGAACCGAAGTGGGACGGCTTCCGCTGCCTCGTCTTCCGCGACGGTGACGAGCTGACGTTGCAGTCGCGGGCCGGCAAGCCGTTGAACCGGTACTTCCCGGAGGTGCTGTCGCGGCTGCCGCCGCTGCTGCCGGACCGGGTGGTGCTCGACGGTGAGCTGGTCGTCGGCCGCGCCGGCCACCTCGACTTCGACGCACTGACCCAGCGCATCCACCCCGCCGAGTCGCGCATCCGGCTGCTCGCCGGGCAGACTCCGGCCACGTTCGTCGCGTTCGACCTGCTCGCGCTCGGCGACGAGCTGTTCCTCGGCGAGCCGACCGGGGCGCGGCGGGCCCGGCTGGCGGAGCTGGCGGGAGGCGGCCTGAACATCACGCCGGCCACCACCGACCCGGCCACAGCGCGGCACTGGTTCGAGCTGTTCGAGGGCGCCGGGCTGGACGGGGTGATCGGCAAACCGCTGGACGCCGGGTACGAGCCGGGCAAACGGATCATGATCAAGTACAAGCACTCGCGCACCGCCGACTGCGTGGTGGCCGGGCTGCGCTGGCACAAGGACTCCACCCCCGGCGAGGCGGTCGGGTCGCTGCTGCTCGGCCTGCACGACGAGCACGGCGTGCTGCACCACGTCGGGGTCGTCGGCTCGTTCCCGGTGACGCGGCGCCGGGAGCTGGCCGGGGAACTCGCGGACCTGATCACCGACGGGCCGCCGCACCCGTGGCTGGACGGCACCGTCGAGGGGCAGCGCCTGCCGGGCGGCATCACGCGGTGGCGGGCCACCGAGCAGCCGTGGGTGCCGCTGCGACCGGAGCGGGTCGTCGAGGTCGCCTACGAGCACACCGAGGGCGGCTACCCGTCGCGGTTCCGGCACACCGCGCAGTTCGTGCGCTGGCGCCCGGACCGCGACCCGGCCTCGTGCGACTACGCCCAGCTCGACGAGCCGGCCCGCTACGACCTCGACGCGGTCTTCCACGGCGAGGTGAAGCGCACCCGCTGA
- the rocD gene encoding ornithine--oxo-acid transaminase, which produces MTTSAAEFIALDERWSTHNYHPLPVVIAEAEGAWVTDVEGRRYLDFLSAYSALNFGHRHPALIAAAQEQLGRVTLTSRAFHHDQLGLFCRELAELTGTEMVLPMNSGAEAVESALKIARKWAYQVKGVPDGRAEIVVAGSNFHGRTTTIISFSTDETARAGFGPYTPGFTVVKYGDAAALRDAITERTAAVLLEPVQGEAGVLVPPEGYLAEARRLCDEAGVLLIADEIQSGLARTGALLALEHAGVRADLYTLGKALGGGIVPLSAVVGRREVLGVLKPGEHGSTFGGNPLACAVGRAVIRLLSTGEFQQRSAELGARMHARLGELVGHGLAEVRGRGLWAGIDITPGGLSGREACAALAGKGLLAKETHGATLRLAPPLTIAEADLDHGLDILADVLTR; this is translated from the coding sequence ATGACGACCTCCGCGGCCGAGTTCATCGCGCTCGACGAGCGCTGGAGCACGCACAATTACCACCCGCTGCCCGTCGTGATCGCCGAGGCCGAGGGCGCCTGGGTGACCGATGTCGAGGGCCGCCGCTACCTGGACTTCCTGTCCGCCTACTCCGCGCTGAACTTCGGGCACCGCCATCCGGCGCTGATCGCCGCAGCGCAGGAGCAGCTGGGGCGGGTCACGCTGACCTCGCGCGCGTTCCACCACGACCAGCTGGGGTTGTTCTGCCGCGAGCTGGCCGAGCTGACCGGCACGGAGATGGTGCTGCCGATGAATTCCGGGGCGGAGGCGGTGGAGTCCGCGCTGAAGATCGCCCGCAAGTGGGCCTACCAGGTCAAGGGCGTGCCCGACGGCCGGGCGGAGATCGTGGTCGCCGGATCGAACTTCCACGGGCGCACCACCACGATCATCTCGTTCTCCACCGACGAGACCGCCCGGGCCGGGTTCGGGCCCTACACGCCGGGGTTCACCGTGGTGAAGTACGGCGACGCGGCGGCGTTGCGGGACGCGATCACCGAGCGCACCGCCGCGGTCCTGCTCGAACCGGTTCAGGGCGAGGCCGGGGTGCTGGTGCCACCGGAGGGCTACCTGGCGGAGGCGCGCCGGCTGTGCGACGAGGCCGGCGTGCTGCTGATCGCCGACGAGATCCAGTCCGGCCTGGCCCGCACCGGCGCGCTGCTGGCGCTGGAGCACGCCGGTGTGCGGGCCGACCTGTACACGCTGGGCAAGGCGCTGGGCGGCGGCATCGTGCCGCTGTCCGCGGTGGTGGGACGCCGCGAGGTGCTGGGGGTCCTCAAGCCCGGCGAGCACGGGTCCACGTTCGGCGGGAACCCGCTGGCCTGCGCGGTCGGCCGCGCGGTGATCAGGCTGCTGTCGACCGGCGAGTTCCAGCAGCGGTCCGCCGAGCTCGGGGCGCGGATGCACGCCCGGCTCGGCGAACTGGTCGGCCACGGCCTGGCCGAGGTGCGCGGACGCGGCCTGTGGGCCGGCATCGACATCACCCCGGGCGGCCTGAGCGGCCGCGAGGCGTGCGCGGCGCTCGCCGGGAAGGGCCTGCTGGCCAAGGAAACCCACGGCGCCACCCTGCGCCTGGCCCCGCCGCTGACGATCGCGGAGGCGGACCTCGACCACGGCCTGGACATCCTCGCCGACGTCCTGACCCGCTGA
- a CDS encoding PIN domain-containing protein: MSLYYVDTSAAVKLLAEETHSKDFAAFYDERPTASWVSSSLLRVELTRAVVRRWPALLPEARELLTAFDYIGMDEEIVEAAVAEPDRALRSLDAIHLATARLLAHELDGIVTYDDRLADAATDAGLPVVAPGATNHRYRG, from the coding sequence GTGAGCCTGTATTACGTCGACACGTCCGCGGCCGTCAAACTCCTCGCCGAGGAAACCCACTCGAAGGATTTCGCCGCGTTCTACGACGAGCGGCCGACCGCCTCCTGGGTCAGCTCGAGCCTGCTACGGGTCGAGCTGACCCGCGCGGTCGTGCGGCGATGGCCCGCCCTGCTGCCCGAGGCCCGGGAACTGCTGACGGCCTTCGACTACATCGGAATGGACGAGGAGATCGTCGAGGCGGCCGTCGCCGAGCCGGACCGGGCGCTGCGCTCGCTGGACGCGATCCACCTCGCCACCGCCCGGCTGCTCGCCCACGAACTGGACGGCATCGTCACCTATGACGACCGCCTGGCAGACGCCGCGACCGACGCGGGCCTGCCCGTCGTCGCTCCGGGCGCAACGAACCACCGGTATCGCGGGTAA
- a CDS encoding DUF2252 domain-containing protein yields MERALVPGEVSDPAELHARGRELAARIPPAVHDHDARGTLRPRVAEFVEAGNAGRLDQLIPLRIGRMIASPFAFFRGAAGLMAADLAGTPHSGLSAQICGDAHAANFGLYGTPDGRIVMDVNDFDETVRGPWEWDLKRLAASLVLAGRAGGVSEKDCQDAAEDSVKSYRRVVRRLGTAPFLRSWTALGDEDALSDLRAEDLADEFGAAAEKARRNTSARVAARWTERIDDHSAGLSRHRFLEDPPLLRRVDEVTADAVADGLMSYVHTLRESRRNLIARYRIADVAFRVVGTGSAGFRSYLVLLHGNTDEDLVLQVKEARPSALTPYLPEHRTEHEGQRIVHGTRLVQTESDILLGWTTVEGRPFIVRQFRNYKGSLDPTELSGADLDDYGRLAGALLARAHLRSVHPRLLAGYLDGDDRLDEAIGRFAVRYADQTESDHAELVRAVETGRFPAARGDR; encoded by the coding sequence ATGGAACGGGCCCTGGTGCCGGGTGAGGTGAGCGACCCGGCGGAACTCCACGCGCGCGGACGCGAACTGGCCGCGCGCATCCCGCCGGCGGTGCACGACCACGACGCCCGCGGCACGCTCCGGCCGCGGGTGGCCGAGTTCGTCGAGGCCGGCAACGCAGGACGCCTCGACCAGCTGATCCCGCTGCGGATCGGCCGCATGATCGCGTCCCCGTTCGCGTTCTTCCGCGGTGCGGCCGGGTTGATGGCCGCCGACCTCGCCGGAACACCGCACAGCGGGCTTTCCGCCCAGATCTGCGGCGACGCGCACGCCGCGAACTTCGGCCTCTACGGCACGCCGGACGGGCGGATCGTGATGGACGTCAACGACTTCGACGAAACCGTGCGCGGCCCGTGGGAGTGGGACCTCAAGCGCCTCGCCGCCAGCCTGGTCCTGGCCGGGCGCGCGGGTGGCGTGTCCGAAAAGGACTGCCAGGACGCGGCCGAGGACTCGGTGAAGTCCTACCGGCGCGTCGTGCGCCGGCTCGGTACCGCACCGTTCCTGCGGTCGTGGACCGCGCTCGGCGACGAGGACGCCTTGTCCGACCTGCGGGCCGAGGACCTCGCCGACGAGTTCGGGGCGGCCGCGGAGAAGGCGCGCCGCAACACCAGCGCCCGCGTCGCCGCCCGGTGGACCGAGCGCATCGACGACCATAGCGCCGGCCTGAGCCGGCACCGCTTCCTCGAGGACCCGCCCCTGCTGCGGCGAGTCGACGAGGTCACTGCCGACGCCGTCGCCGACGGGCTGATGTCCTATGTGCACACCCTGCGTGAATCGCGGCGCAACCTGATCGCCCGTTACCGGATCGCCGATGTCGCCTTCCGGGTGGTCGGCACCGGCAGCGCCGGGTTCCGCAGCTACCTGGTGCTGCTGCACGGCAACACCGACGAGGACCTGGTGCTGCAGGTCAAGGAGGCCCGGCCGTCGGCGCTGACGCCCTACCTGCCGGAGCACCGCACCGAGCACGAGGGACAACGCATCGTGCACGGCACGCGCCTGGTGCAGACCGAGTCCGACATCCTGCTCGGCTGGACGACCGTCGAGGGACGGCCCTTCATCGTGCGGCAGTTCCGCAACTACAAGGGTTCCCTGGATCCGACCGAGCTGAGCGGCGCGGACCTCGACGACTACGGCCGCCTCGCCGGTGCCCTGCTCGCCCGCGCGCACCTCCGGTCGGTCCACCCGCGGCTGCTGGCCGGCTACCTCGACGGCGACGACCGGCTCGACGAGGCGATCGGCCGGTTCGCGGTGCGGTACGCCGACCAGACCGAGTCCGACCACGCCGAGCTGGTCAGAGCGGTCGAGACGGGCCGCTTCCCGGCGGCGCGGGGTGACCGGTGA
- a CDS encoding VOC family protein — MGQQVAFFEVISANAERARTFYAELFDWQVSADPAMGGYALVDTGGGIGGGIGPSSAPGDTGVKIYLRVDDLDAYLDRAEQLGGKRLVPPTDLPGDFGRFAIFTDPDGNQVGLWA; from the coding sequence ATGGGTCAGCAGGTGGCGTTCTTCGAAGTGATCAGCGCGAACGCGGAACGGGCCCGCACGTTCTACGCCGAGCTGTTCGACTGGCAGGTCAGCGCCGATCCCGCGATGGGCGGCTACGCGCTCGTCGACACGGGCGGGGGCATCGGCGGCGGCATCGGGCCGTCGTCGGCACCCGGCGACACCGGAGTCAAGATCTACCTGCGGGTCGACGACCTCGACGCGTACCTGGACCGGGCGGAGCAGCTGGGCGGGAAGCGGCTGGTGCCGCCGACCGACCTGCCCGGCGACTTCGGGCGGTTCGCGATCTTCACCGACCCGGACGGCAACCAGGTCGGACTCTGGGCGTAG
- a CDS encoding type II toxin-antitoxin system Phd/YefM family antitoxin, translated as MTALDGHSVGLRELRHHTSEVLARVRHGETVDITEYGKLIARIVPVEERETPPALARLLAAGRARPATRPGYRPRMRAGDGTDRLGDTLRELRDEERW; from the coding sequence ATGACGGCGCTGGACGGCCACAGCGTGGGGCTGCGCGAGCTGCGGCACCACACGAGTGAAGTTCTCGCGCGGGTCCGGCACGGTGAGACGGTCGACATCACCGAATACGGCAAGCTGATCGCCCGCATCGTGCCGGTCGAGGAGCGCGAGACACCACCGGCCCTGGCGCGGTTGCTCGCCGCCGGCCGCGCACGGCCCGCCACCCGGCCCGGGTACCGTCCGCGCATGCGTGCGGGTGACGGCACCGACCGGCTCGGGGACACCCTCCGCGAGCTCCGCGACGAGGAACGCTGGTGA
- a CDS encoding S9 family peptidase, with product MQARTQRFTLGTPREFRVAPDGGRLLFLRSESGTDRRNSLWELDLTEGTETKIVDAAELLPGEEELPPEERARRERMRESAGGVVGYAADDEFRVAAFSLSGKLYTVDLDTREVRELVGGAVVDPRPDPTGTRVAYVRDRALRVVDLATGEDTVIAGENGDGGDEIAWGLAEFIAAEELGRARGYWWSPEGTTLLAERTDRANVPRWTISDPAHPEAGATTVAYPAAGTTNVDVSLSFLGLDGTRVDVERGDWEYLVAVHWSAGGPPLIAVQPRDQRELAIHAVDPADGSTKLLHTETDPHWVEIVPGVPAWTADGRLVHVSAADGSYRLVIDGDPVTEPGLQVRSVLHVGAEVLFSASAEDPTQIHVYRTGPDGVTRLSDGDGVHVGAGTADITVLSSWSLRRSGPEVTVLRNGRPLAQVRSHPADPGLAPDPRWLTVGERGLRAALLLPTGYRPGDGKLPVLLDPYGGPHAQRVLQSRNAFLTSQWLADQGFAVLVADGRGTPGRGPAWEKEIARDLAEVTLADQVDALHAVAAEHPELDLSRVAIRGWSYGGYLSALAVLRRPDVFHAAVAGAPVTDWSLYDTHYTERYLGLPEQDADCYERNSLIADAPGLRRALLIVHGLADDNVFVAHALRLSSALLAAGRPHVFLPLVGATHMTPQAEEVAENLMRVQVDWIKRELEAAAR from the coding sequence ATGCAGGCCCGCACCCAGCGCTTCACCCTGGGCACCCCGCGCGAGTTCCGCGTCGCCCCGGACGGGGGCCGGCTGCTGTTCCTGCGGTCGGAATCCGGCACCGACCGGCGCAACAGCCTGTGGGAACTGGACCTGACCGAGGGCACCGAGACCAAGATCGTGGATGCCGCCGAGCTGCTGCCCGGGGAGGAGGAGCTGCCCCCCGAGGAGCGCGCGCGCCGCGAACGGATGCGGGAGAGCGCGGGCGGCGTGGTCGGCTACGCCGCCGACGACGAGTTCCGCGTGGCCGCGTTCTCGCTGTCCGGCAAGCTCTACACCGTCGATCTGGACACGCGCGAGGTGCGGGAACTGGTCGGCGGCGCGGTCGTCGACCCCCGTCCCGACCCGACCGGCACACGCGTCGCCTACGTCCGGGACCGCGCGCTGCGGGTCGTCGACCTCGCCACGGGCGAGGACACCGTGATCGCGGGCGAGAACGGCGACGGCGGCGACGAAATCGCCTGGGGGCTCGCGGAGTTCATCGCCGCCGAGGAGCTCGGCCGCGCCCGCGGCTACTGGTGGTCGCCGGAGGGCACCACCCTGCTGGCCGAGCGCACCGACCGGGCGAACGTGCCGCGCTGGACGATCTCCGACCCCGCGCACCCGGAGGCGGGCGCGACCACCGTCGCCTACCCTGCGGCCGGCACCACGAACGTCGACGTCTCGCTGTCCTTCCTCGGCCTCGACGGCACCCGCGTGGACGTCGAGCGCGGCGACTGGGAGTACCTGGTCGCGGTGCACTGGTCGGCCGGCGGTCCGCCGCTGATCGCGGTGCAGCCCCGGGACCAGCGCGAACTCGCGATCCACGCGGTGGACCCGGCGGACGGCTCCACGAAGCTGCTGCACACCGAGACCGACCCGCACTGGGTCGAGATCGTCCCGGGCGTGCCGGCGTGGACCGCGGACGGACGGCTGGTGCACGTCAGCGCGGCCGACGGCAGCTACCGCCTGGTGATCGACGGCGACCCGGTGACCGAGCCCGGTCTGCAGGTCCGCTCGGTGCTGCACGTCGGCGCGGAGGTGCTGTTCAGCGCCTCGGCGGAGGACCCGACGCAGATCCACGTCTACCGCACCGGCCCGGACGGCGTGACCCGCCTGTCCGACGGCGACGGTGTGCACGTCGGCGCGGGCACCGCCGACATCACCGTGCTGTCGTCGTGGAGCCTGCGCCGCAGCGGCCCGGAGGTCACGGTGCTGCGCAACGGCCGCCCGCTCGCGCAGGTGCGGTCCCACCCGGCCGATCCCGGCCTGGCGCCCGACCCGCGGTGGCTCACCGTGGGCGAGCGCGGGCTGCGTGCCGCGCTGCTGCTGCCCACCGGGTACCGGCCCGGGGACGGCAAGCTCCCGGTCCTGCTCGACCCCTACGGCGGGCCGCACGCCCAGCGTGTGCTGCAGAGCCGCAACGCGTTCCTCACCTCGCAGTGGCTGGCCGACCAGGGCTTCGCGGTCCTGGTCGCGGACGGCCGCGGTACCCCGGGCCGCGGGCCGGCGTGGGAGAAGGAGATCGCACGCGACCTGGCCGAGGTCACGCTCGCCGACCAGGTGGACGCGCTGCACGCGGTGGCCGCCGAGCACCCCGAGCTCGACCTGTCCCGGGTGGCCATCCGCGGCTGGTCCTACGGCGGTTACCTGTCGGCACTGGCCGTGCTGCGCCGCCCGGACGTCTTCCACGCGGCGGTCGCGGGTGCCCCGGTCACCGACTGGTCCCTCTACGACACCCACTACACCGAGCGCTACCTGGGGCTGCCGGAGCAGGACGCGGACTGCTACGAGCGCAACTCGCTGATCGCGGACGCGCCGGGCCTGCGCCGCGCGCTGCTGATCGTGCACGGTCTGGCCGACGACAACGTGTTCGTCGCGCACGCGCTGCGGCTGTCCTCGGCGCTGCTGGCCGCCGGCCGGCCGCACGTGTTCCTGCCGCTGGTCGGTGCCACGCACATGACCCCGCAGGCCGAAGAGGTCGCGGAGAACCTGATGCGGGTCCAGGTCGACTGGATCAAACGAGAGCTGGAGGCTGCTGCGCGATGA
- a CDS encoding YciI family protein, whose product MKYLLFYESADNVVERGAPHLAGHSARLREFHARGDLLLVGPLENPQENGALSVFRTREAAEEFAGGDPFVRHGVVKNWYVRAWDEILTP is encoded by the coding sequence ATGAAGTACCTGCTGTTCTACGAGTCCGCCGACAACGTCGTGGAACGCGGCGCCCCGCACCTGGCCGGCCACTCCGCGCGGCTGCGCGAGTTCCACGCCCGCGGTGACCTGCTGCTCGTCGGCCCGCTCGAGAACCCGCAGGAGAACGGGGCGCTCAGCGTGTTCCGGACACGGGAGGCCGCGGAGGAGTTCGCCGGCGGTGATCCCTTCGTGCGCCACGGGGTGGTGAAGAACTGGTACGTCCGCGCGTGGGACGAGATCCTGACGCCGTGA